In Erythrobacter sp. KY5, the DNA window GCAAGCTGACTGTCATTGATCGCTGGCCCGCCGACTTGCTCCCACGCCTGACGCTGTGCGAGGCGCCAAGCCTCATCGCGCGCCTCGGCGCCTGTATCGGCGCGAACGTCGACTTCGATACCGCGCACTTCGATATCTGCGCTCGACGCGGTGGGAGCGATACCGCGATCTCCCGAAACCTGTGCAAGCACATAGGCATAGCCGCCCCCCAGCAAGGTGAGCGCCAGCAGCACCGCAGCGATCCAGCGCGGGGCGGAAATGGCTCTCAAATTCGGGCCGGAAAGGATCGTAGAGATACTCATCGGGGAAATCTGATGCGTCTTTGCCCAATGCGAAGTGGAAATCCAAGCCTGAAAGGCTAAAGCCTTGCGCATGAGTGGCAAGAACTCCCCATATACATACGCCGATGCCGGCGTTTCGATCGATGCTGGCAATGCGCTGGTGAAAGCCATCGCTCCGTTGGCGAAGGCCACGGCGAGGCCGGGTGCAACCAGCGATCTGGGAGGCTTTGGCGGCTTCTTCGATCCCAAGGCAGCGGGTTACACCGATCCCTTGCTGGTGGCCGCCAATGACGGCGTCGGGACCAAGCTCAAGCTTGCAATCGACTATGACCGGCACGACACGGTCGGAACCGACCTCGTTGCGATGTGCGTCAACGATCTGATCGTGCAAGGCGCAGAGCCGTTGTTCTTCCTCGACTATTTCGCCACCGGAAAGCTTGAAAACGGCGTCGCGACACGGGTTGTCGCCGGGATTGCCGAAGGGTGCAAGCAGGCGGGATGCGCATTGATCGGCGGTGAGACCGCGGAAATGCCCGGCATGTATGGCGAGGGCGACTATGACCTTGCAGGTTTCTGCGTCGGCGCAGTCGAACGCGGCGAGCAACTCACCGGCGAGAAAGTCGCGAGCGGTGACGTGCTTCTGGGGCTTGCAAGCTCAGGCGTCCATTCGAACGGCTATTCGCTGGTAAGGCGGCTTGCGGCGGACAAGGGTTGGAAACTGGACCGCCCTGCCCTGTTTGACCCCGAGCGCCTGCTTATCGACGCGCTGATCGAGCCAACGCGCATTTATGTCGCGAGCCTGCTGCCGCTGCTGCGCGATGGGCTGATCCACGGTCTTGCTCACATCACAGGCGGCGGTCTTCTCGAAAACATCCCTCGTATCCTGCCCGAAGGCGCGCATGCGCAGGTCAATGCCGACCTTTGGGAGCAGCCGCGCCTGATGGCTTTCCTGCAAGCGCAAGGCGCGATTGAGCCTGAGGAGATGGCGCGCACATTCAATTGCGGCGTCGGGATGGTGCTGGCCGTCGCCGAAACCGATGTGGAGACCGTGACCAGACGTCTCGAAGACGCGGGCGAAACGGTCGTCCAGGTCGGCATGATCGACAGCGGAGAGCGTGGCTGCACGGTCAGCGGTTCGCGCGGAACGTGGAGCGCGCTGGACGATTGGAGCGCAACGCACACGGCATAAGGGAGTTACCGCGCCCACCTTGTCTCGCCGCGACATTCGCAGCAGGATTGGCGGGCAGGTATGTGGAGGCATTGATGCTGTGACGGGACCAGCATGACACACAAGGCGAAGATCGCAGTCTTCATTTCGGGCACCGGCACCAATCTTGCCGCGCTGCTCTATGCCAGCCGCCTTGCCGGTGCGGCTTACGAAATCGTGCTTGTCGCGAGCAACGTGGCAGATGCGGGCGGGCTGGCGCTCGCTGAACTCGAAGGCATCGCCACCTTCACACATTCTCACAAGGGCATCAGCCGCGAAGAACAGGACGCCGCGATGGAAGCGGCTGTGATCGAGGCAGGCGCGGATTTCATCGTGCTGGCCGGATATATGCGCATTCTGTCGGACAGTTTTGTCGAGCGATGGGAAGGCCGGATCCTCAACATTCACCCCTCGCTCCTGCCCAAATACAGAGGCCTCGATACGTTTGCGCGCGCCATTGAGGCGGGCGACAGCCATGCGGGATCGAGCGTGCATATCGTCACACCCGAACTCGACGCAGGCGAAGTGCTGGCGCAGGTCAAGGTTGCTATCGCCCCGGACGACACGCCCGATAGCCTCGCCGCACGGGTCAAACCCGCAGAGCACCAGCTCTATCCGCGCGCGGTGGCGGATTACGTGTCGCGCGGATACGATCCTGATTATCTGTTCGCCAAGTTGCGCGAACTTGCACTCGCCCTGCCTGAAACGCACGAACGCGACAGTCACGGGTCACCCGGCTTTCGCGTTGGCTCGGAGAAATCGGGCAAATTCTTCGCGCATTTCAGCGATCAGCATCATGGCTCGCAGCATATCGCAGTGCTAGTCAAAACCGGCAGCATGGACGAGCTGCTCGACCTCGTCGAAGCGCAGCCGGAGGTTTACTTCAAGCCGGCCTATTACGGCGCGAGTGGCTGGATCGGAGTGATCCTCAACCGGCCCCCACATACCAGGGGCGTCGATTGGGAGCATGTGGGTGAATGGCTTCACCGCAGCTGGCGCAGCGTTGCGCCTGCTCGGTTGACCAGGCTCCTTGATGCAGCGGATCAGTTCTGATGGGGAAACCGCCACGCGATCATCCCCTTGCGCGCGGGCGTCTGGCGGAGAAGGCAAACGCGCTGCTGGGGACGGCGTGGGACAAAGGCTGGCTGCCCACTCCCGACCTCAGCGCTGATGCGCTTTGGGACGTCGCTACCAATGCGGCCTACACTCAGGGCGAGACCGGCGGGCGCTCAGGCGAAGACGTGGCCGATTTCCGGGAGCGGCTGGAGCGGCTGTGCAACGCCGTGATCGAGGAGGCCGACCTCAACCCGCTGGGCAAGGCGATGGCGTGGGGTCAGCTGAGCCGCGTGGTGAAGAACCGCCTTGCTTTCGGAAAGCTGTGGCGCGATCGCCCTGAGCTGGCCGAGACCGAGCTTGCCCCGCCGATCATCGTGATCGGTCACATGCGGTCGGGCACGACACGTATTCACAAACTGCTCGCCGCTGACCCGGCGCATTCGCACACGCGATATTGCGATGCCTATCACCCAGTCCCTGCTGCGAAGGGCGTCAACCGGGTCCGAAGCGCGCTTGATCTGGTCATGCTCAACGCGCTCAATCCGTGGCTGCAATCGATCCACCCGATGGCGCCGGGCGATGTGGAAGAGGAACTCGCGTGGATTTCAGCGGCGCTGCACCACTCGATTTACGAGTCGCAGTGGCATATTCCGAGTTATTCGATGTGGAGCGAGGCGGCGGATTCCGCGCCGATTTACCGGGAATTCGCCCGCATCCTGAGAACCGATGCCGCCCATCGCGGGATCGCTGACAAGCCGCGCATCCTCAAAGTGCCTGCTTTCGCCGAGGACCTGCCTGCCCTACTTGACCTGTTTCCCGATGCACGACTCGTCGTGGCCCAGCGGGATAGCGAAAAGGTGCTGCGCAGCGCCGTTTCGCTATGCGCGAACCAGATGGCTATCCAGTCCGACAGCTGCGATCTCGAAACGATCGAGGCACTCTGGCGCCACAAGATCGTCCTGCGTGAAGAGCGCATGGCGAGGACCTTGTCGCGATGGGATGGCAAGATTGCGCGCCTCCATTTCGACGCGCTGGGCGGCGACTGGGAGGGTGCGATTGCGCGCTGTTATGCCGATCTCGATCTTAAGCTGACCGGCGATGCCCTTCTCGCGATGCACGCCTGTATGGAAGAAAGCGCACAGGGCGACCACCACGCGCATTCCCAACAACTGGCGCGCTTCGCCGCCGAGCATTGATACGCAAAGGGCCGCCCAAAAGGACGGCCCTCTTCAAGATACCTGCACGGTGAGTGCTTAGCCGACGATCTCGTCGTCGTTGAAGAAATAGGCGATTTCAATCGCTGCGTTTTCTTCGCTGTCCGAACCGTGGACGCTGTTTTCGCCGATGGACAGCGCATATTCCTTGCGGATCGTGCCTTCGTCGGCTTCAGCCGGGTTGGTTGCGCCCATGACGTCGCGGTTGCGCTTGACGGCGTCTTCGCCTTCGAGAACCTGCACGACAACCGGCTCGCTCATCATGAATTCGACGAGTTCACCGAAGAAGGGGCGTTCCTTGTGGACCGCGTAGAAGCCTTCGGCCTGCTCGCGGGTCATGTGGATGCGCTTCGAAGCGACGACGCGAAGGCCGGCGTCTTCGAGCTTCTTGGTGACGGCACCGGTCAGGTTGCGCTTGGTGGCGTCGGGCTTGATGATCGAAAAGGTGCGGGTGACCGCCATGGCAATTGTCCTTGTTTTGAGAAATCGCGCGCCACGCGGCGCGCCAGAGAGGATTGCGCGCGCCACTAGCGCCAGCGCAGGCGCAATTCAAGCTTTTGGTCACATGGCTGGTGGCGAAACCCTGATCAGCCGGGGTCTTCACCCACGGTAAGCTGACCCAGCGTCATTCCATCATCATCGGGATAGGCTGTGACGGAAAAAGTCAACCCGGTCGCCTCATTCTCGCCGCCCAGCATCTTGCCGCCGTTCATCGTCGTCTCGATCTGGATTTCCACGCCCGCATCCTCCGCCTGCGCGCGGTAGAAGCTCGCGACTTCATCGGGCGACATGCTGCTGCGGAAGCTTATCAATGAGCCCTTGGTCCCGCCCTGATCGAACACGGTGTTGCTGACCACTTGTGCCCCGGAGATGAGTGAGAACCCGTCAGGCAGATCGACCGCGACCGACGATCCGCTGCGCACATTCACCTCACCATCGGATGTGGTGATGGTCATGGTCGATTCGCCGTCTTCATTATCGATGACGTATTCGCCGGTTTCGCCATCGTCGGTGGCGAAGCTGCCCTCCGTCTCCGATCCGCACGCGGTCAAGGCGAGCGTTGCCCCAGCTGACAGGACGAGTGTCGAAATTCGCATACTGATTCTCCCCATTGCCCAAACAGTGTCGGCGATAGGAGCGCGGCTCGCAAGCCTTCAGGCGACCTTGTTCCACTTGCCGCGGTCCTGGCGGAAAAAGGCGCGCTCAAGGCCATCGGTGCCATCGAGGCTTTTCCAGGTCTCGCGTGCAGCTTGCACAGTCTGGTCGTCGAACAGGAGAAAGGCACGTTCGAACCCGGTTGGCTCGCGGTATTGGCCATCGGCAAAGATCACGTGGCTGGCCGCGTTCGCAGGCTCGCAAGCCTCGGCAAGCAGGATCGGCTGCCTGTCCGCGCCAGCCGCACTGGCCTCACCATTGGCAAGAAAGCTCTCGGGTCCGGCCTTCCAAAGCGTGCGCGAAATCGCCTCGCGCTGCTCTGCGTGCTTGCTGACGACCAGCAGTCTCTCGCCACTATCCAGCACGCGCTGCGCGATCAGGGCGACGACCTTGTCGACCGGATCGCGAGAGAGTTGCCAGAAATCGACTTTCATTCTTGCTCCGGTGCCGTGCCGCCCGCGCCCAATCTACGATACCGTCTTATTCCGCTTGCAGCGCTCGGAACAATAGCGAACGTTGTCCCAGTCGCGCTCCCACTTCTTGCGCCAGGTGAAGGGAAGCCCGCAGGTTTCGCAGATTTTAGAGGGAAGATCGGATTTCTTCCGCATTTTGCTCATGTGCGCCTCAAGCGCCGGCGCGCGCGTCCGCGCGCTTGGCTTTCCTCGCTCACGCGGCCCATTGGCCGCATCGCTGCGGACGGGCGGTCGCCCTTGCGGCCCTGCGGGCCGATATCGCAGCCCACGATCACTTCTTACTCCACGTTGTCCGCGATGAATTGATCGATCAGGCGCGCGCCATAGCCGGTTGCGCCCTTGTCGTGTGCATGGCCAGGTTTGTCCGACCACACCATCCCGGCAATGTCGCAATGCGCCCACTTGGTGCCCTTCTTGATGAAGCGCTGAAGGAATTGCGCGGCAGTGATCGAACCGGCACCGCGTCCGCCGATATTCTTCATGTCGGCAATCGGGGAATCGATAAGCTTGTCGTAAGCCGTACCAAGCGGCATCTGCCACAGCTTGTCGTTCACGGTCTTGCCGGCACTGACCAGCTGTCCGGCAAGATCGTCGTCATTGGCGAAGACGCCGCCATGTTCGTTGCCAAGAGCGATGATCATTGCGCCGGTGAGCGTGGCGAAATCGACAATGTGTTCGGGATCGTACTGCTCCTGTGCCCAGTGAAGCGCATCGCACAGGACGAGGCGACCTTCGGCATCGGTGTTGAGCACTTCGATCGTCTGACCGCTCATCGAGGTCAGCACGTCGCCGGGGCGGATCGCGTTACCATCAGGCATGTTTTCGACAAGTCCGACCACGCCCACGACATTGGCTTTCGCCTTGCGACCGACCAGCGCAAGCATGCCGCCTGCGACCGCAGCCGCGCCGCCCATGTCCCACTTCATGTCTTCCATGCCGGGTCCGGGCTTCAGCGAGATACCGCCGGTGTCGAACGTCACGCCCTTGCCGACGAAGACGGTTGGCTTCGCGCCTTTCTCGCCGCCATTCCAGCGGATTGCGAGAAGGCGGGATTCGCGCCCCGATCCCTGACCAACGCCAAGCAAAGCGCCCATGCCAAGCTCTTCCATCTCGGCTTCGTCCAGCACGGTGAGCTCAGCGCCAGTGCCATCGAACATCTTGCGGCAAACCTCGACGAAGCTTTCCGGGTAAAGGACATTTGCAGGCTGGGTAACGAGCATGCGGGTGAAGTCGACGCCCTTCGTCCTGGCCAGCTCACGGTCCCATGTTGCGAGCGTGCCTTCGGGTGCGTTGATAACGTGCACCTTTTCGAGCGAGACCTTTTTCTCCTTCGCCAGTTTGGTGCGATAGTCGTCCATCGTCCAGCTTCGCATGCAAAGCCCTGCGAGAGCTGCACCGGCTTCCTCAGCATCTTCGACAGCGCCTGCGAGGTCGAGCACCATGTCGGTTTCGCCCGAGCGCAGATATTTCGCCGTCAGCGCAGCGCCGGCGCGCTCAAGGTTCAATCGACGGTTGTCCGCGCCCGCTTCTCCCGCACCGGAAATGGCAAGACGACGCAGTTCGCCGTCAACCTTGGCGAAGCCTTCGAAGACCTGCCCCGGCTTGCCGCGGAACCGTGCAGTAGGCGCACCTTCTGCCAGCACCTCTTCCACGCCCTCAAGCCCGTCGCCCTCATTGACGATTTGCACATGAAGTCGGACGTTGTCGGGTGCGCTGTCGGTGAAATTGATCTGCATGAGGGCTCCGCTTGTGATTTGCCGGAAAAGGCTCAGCCAAACTGGCTGCTAATAGGGCGTTTGCGACACGGTTGATCCTGCTTTCAAGAGCAGTTCTGGAATGGCGATTGCGATTAGGCCTCAGCGGTGCAATAGGCAAGCCATGTCCGAGGGTTCGAGGGTCTGCGTAGGCATGAGGCCGTTTACAGTGTCGCGCAACATGACCAGCCCTTTGGCGCTGGCAGCTTCGGCTGCGTGTTTCTCGGCGATGCTCGCGGCGACGCCGGTTCACGCTCAGGATGATGCGCCGCTCCCCGGTCAGGCGATTTCTCAGGCCGATCCCGACGCACCGCCGCCACCGCCCACTTTCGAGAATGACGACCCGCCCAGTCTTGCACCGGAATTGCCCGAAGAAGGCGACAAGATCGCTTTCGAAGCAGAGCAGGTCGAATATGACAGCGAGGCCGACTTTCTCACCGCTCGCGGCAATGTGATCGTGCGATCGGACCGCGCGTCGGTTCGGGCGAACGAGGTGACTTGGGACCGGGCAAGCGGTGCGATCATCGCGCGCGGAAACGTCCGCTTCGTCGATGATTCGGGCAACCAGATCTTTACCGAGACCATCGAGCTGAACGACGAGTTCGAAGCAGGCGCGATGGACGACCTGCTGCTCGCACTCAGGGCAGGCGGGCGGCTTGCGGCAAGGTCGGCAGACCGTGCGCAGGATGGCACGGTCCTGCTGACAGATGCCGCATACACAGCCTGTGCGGTCAGTGATGAAGCTGGATGCGACAAAGACCCGTCCTGGCGCATCACCGCCGAACGGGTGACCTACGATCCGGATGAGGCGCGTGTCAGTTTCGAAGGTGCGATGCTGGAGCTGTTCGGCGCGCGCATCCTGCCGTTGCCGGGTCTCGCCATCCGTACCGATGGCGCCGCAGAAAGCGGGTTTCTGGTTCCCAACGTCCGCCTCGACCAGGTCAACGGGCTTGAGCTGTCGGGCGAATATTACTGGCGGCTTGACGATAACAAGGATTTGACACTGGGCGCGCGGGTTTATTCCGACGTTGCGCCCATGGCGACCGGCCAGTTCCGCCACCTCACCGAAAAAGGCGCGTACCAGATCACCGGTTATGCGACCTCAAGCCGCCGTGTCTCGAATTTCGGAGCGACACCAACCACGCAAAGCGACCCTCGCGGGCACCTGTTCGCCAATGGCCGGTTTCAGTTCTCGCCCGAATGGAGCCTGACCGGATCGGTTCGCCTGTCGAGCGATCGCACCTTCCTTCGCCGCTATGACATCAGCCGCGATGATCGGCTGCGCTCGACGATCAATCTGGAGCGGATTGACGACCGCTCGTATCTCAGCGTTGCCGGATGGGCGACACAGACCTTGCGGATCAACGCCGAGCAAGGGCAGGTTCCGCTAGCGGTCCCGGCGATCGACTATCGCTACAATATCGAAGATCCGCTGCTTGGCGGCAATCTTCAGCTTCAGGCGAACTCGCTAAGTCTTGTTCGCAACGAAGGGCAGGATACGCAGCGCGCCTTTGCCGGGGCCCGGTGGGATTTGCGCCAGCTGACCGGGCTTGGCCAGGTGGTGACCTTCACCGGCCTCGTTCGCGGCGATGTCTACAATACCAATGACACGCTTTCGACGCTGACCGCTTCGTATCGCGGAGACGAGGGTTGGACGACGCGCGGCGTAGCGACCGCTGCGGTCGATATCGAATGGCCATTCGTTGGCGAAGCGTTCGGCGGCACGCAGGTCCTGAAGCCCCGCCTGCAATTCGTGGCCGCCCCGTCGATCCGCAACCTCGCCGTGCCGAATGAAGATGCGCGCGCGATTGATCTTGAGGATTCCAACCTCTTCGCGCTCAACCGCTTTCCAGGATATGATCGCGTCGAGGAAGGGTCGCGCGTGACATGGGGCGTCGATTGGGAACTGACCAAACCGGGATGGCGCGTCAAAACCAATATCGGTCAGTCCTTCCGCGTGACCGAAACAGACCAGTCGATCTTCCCCGACGGTACCGGATTGTCTGAACGCGTTTCGGATTTCGTCGGCAGGACCGAGGTGCGTTATCGCAACTTCCTCGCCTTCACTCACCGTTTTCGCGTCGACAAGGACAGTTTCGAACTACGCCGCAACGAGATCGACGCGACCATCGGTTCGCAGCGCAATTATGTCGAGGTTGGCTATCTGCGCCTGAACCGCGACATTCAGACGGTAGAGGATTTGCGCGACCGCGAGGAAATCCGTGCCGCGGGGCGCTTCACCATCGGTCGGCACTGGTCGATGTTCGGATCGGGCGTCTTCAACCTGACCAGCGCGGCCGAAGATCCAATCTTCTCGCCCGACGGGTTCGAGCCGATCCGTACGCGCCTGGGTATTGCCTACCGCGACGACTGCATTGAATTCGGCGCGACCTGGCGGCGTGACTTCATCACGGCGGGCGATGCCGAGCGTGGCAACTCGTTCCAGCTGTTCTTCGCGCTGCGCAATCTGGGCTTCAATTAGGTCGCCAATCGCGCCCTCCCCGATTACTGGACCCCGGTGAATTGGCAGCGCGCAAAAAACGGGTTAAAGCGCGCCTCGACTAACCTCACTCAGCTAGCGTTAAGCCGGGAGCGTGCAACGGTTTGACCATGTTGAGGCCGCACTTCGGGCGGCAACAGATCCAGGTCGCGAGCGAAACGGGACGCATGACGACCGCACGCATGAAAACAATTCGGGATTACGGGACGTGACGTTGAAGGTATTTGCTTCCATTCGAAATTCAGTAGCTGCGCTTGCTCTTGCAGGGCTGGTAACAGCACCTGCCGCCGCGCAGACGACAGCGGTGCCAACGGCTGACAATCCGCTTGGCATTCCCGAAAACTTCACCGTTTTCGGCAGCGAGAACCCGAACGAGCGTTCTGCGACCGCTGTGGTGAACGGCTTCGTGATCACCGGAACCGATATCGACCAGCGCGTAGCGCTTGTCACTAACGCGTCCGAAGTCGAGGTTTCCGAAGCCGAGCGCCAGCGTCTGCGCGTTCAGGTGCTGCGCAACCTGATCGACGAAACGCTCAAGATTCAGGCAGCAGCCGCACAGGAAGTCGGCGTCGAACGCGCGGAGGTCGAGCAGACCTATCAGCAGCTCGCCGCGCAGAACTTTGGCCAGAACCCGGAGCGCATGGACGAATACCTCGCCTCGATCGGTTCCTCGCCTGCCGCGCTCAAGCGCCAGATCGAGGGTGAAATTGCATGGGAAAACCTGATCCGCCGCAACATCTCGCCCTTCGTCAACGTGTCCGCAGAAGAAGTGAGCGGTGTTCTCGAGCGGCTCGAAGAGGCGCGCGGCACAGAGGAATATCGCCTCGGCGAGATTTACATGAATGCGACCGAGGAAAACCGCGAAGCGGTGATCCAGAATATGCAGCGGATCATGGAACAGCTTGAGGCGGGCGGCAGCTTCGTCGCCTATGCGCGCCAGTTTTCCGAAGCCTCCACCGCGGTTCAGGGCGGCGACACCGGTTTCCTGCGCCTCGCGACCCTGCCCGGCCCGATGGCCGATGCAGCCCGCCAGATGCAGCCGGGCCAGCTTGTCGGCCCGATCGCGATCCCGGGCGGCTTCACCATCATCTACCTTATCGACCGCCGGCAGGTTCTAACCGCCGATCCGCGCGATTCGGTGCTTAACCTCAAGCAGATCTCGATCGCTTTCGCACAAGGTACTTCAGAAGCCGAAGCGAACGCCAAGATCGAGGAATTCGGCCTTTTCATCCAGTCGCTTCGCAGCTGTAACGAGGCGGAAACCGCACGTTCGGTTCTGGGAGCGACGGTTGTGACCAACGACCAGATTCAGGCGCGTCAACTGCCCGAGCAGCTTCAGAACATTCTTCTGAACATGCAGGTCGGCCAGACCACCCCTCCCTTCGGCAGCGCCGAGGAAGGTGTGCGCGTTCTGATGCTGTGTGGTCGCGATGAGCCTGAAGATGCGGGCACCCCGACCTTCCAGTCGGTTATGAACAACATCGAGAGCGAGCGCATCAACAAGCGCGCACAGCGTTATCTGCGCGACCTGCGTAACGACGCGTATATCGAGTACAACTAAACCGGTTGTGGGGGCACAAGGATTGACGCGCGATACAGTGGCAGGCGCTCCGCTCGCGATTTCGCTGGGGGACCCGGCGGGGATCGGTCCCGAGATTATTCTTGCCAGCTACCAGCGATTGCGAGGTGCGCAGCGCGCTTTCTTCGTGGTGGGCGGCGCTGATGTCCTTCGTGCCGCCATCGACAATGCCGGGCTGGATTTCGCAGTCGTCCCGATTGAGGAACCCGGCGAAGCGACTGAAGCCTTCGCAAAGGGCCTGCCGGTTATCGCTGGTGCAGACGCGGTCTATTCGCCCGGTGCACCCGATGACGACGGGGCCGCGCTCGCGCTGCACTCGCTCGCCGAAGCGACACGCTGCGTGCTGCTGGGACAGGCTGCCGCACTGGTGACAGCCCCGGTCAGCAAGTCGCAGCTTGCCAAGGTTGGCTTTGAGTATCCCGGACAGACCGAATTTCTTGCCGAAATCAGCGGACTTGCTCCTGAAGATGCCGTCATGATGCTGGCCGGGCCTTCCTTGCGCACTGTCCCGCTTACGGTCCACTGCGCGCTGGCGGATGTACCGGGATTGCTGTCGCAGGAGCTGATCACCCACAAGGCGCAGATCGTTGCCGATGGGCTGAAACGCGACTTCGGGATCGGGCAACCGCGCATCGCCGTTGCGGGCCTCAACCCGCATTCAGGCGAGAACGGACAATTCGGCGATGAAGAATCGCGCATTATCGCGCCTGCCATTTCCACGCTTCAATCGGATGGCCTCGATGTGACCGGCCCTGTTCCCGGTGATGCGCTTTTCACGCCGGTGATGCGCCGCAACTACGACGTGGCGCTGTGCATGTATCACGACCAGGCACTTATCCCCTTGAAGGCGCTTGAGTTCGATCAGGGGGTCAACGTAACGCTCGGCCTGCCGATCATTCGCACTTCGCCTGATCATGGAACCGCGTTCGATATCGCTGGATCAGGCCGGGCGAACCCCGACGCCATGATCGCAGCGATCGTAATGGCGAGCGACTGTGCGCAAGCGCGTTCGGCGCGACAGACTTCCGGTGCCTGACCTCCCCCCGATCCGGGAAACGATTGCAAGGCATGGTCTTTCCGCGTCAAAGGCGCTGGGCCAGAACTTCCTCCTCGATGAGCAATTGCTGAGCCGCATCGCAGCGCTTCCGGGCGATCTCACCGGTGCGCGCGTGCTCGAAGTCGGGCCCGGTCCGGGCGGCCTTACACGCGCGCTCCTGCGTGCCGGTGCCCGCGTGACCGCTATCGAGATGGACCGCCGTTGCCTGCCTGCGCTGGAGGAACTGAGCGAAGCCTTTCCCGGTCAACTGACCGTGATCGAAGGCGATGCGATGAAGCTTGACCACGGCGCAATCATGGAGGGCGAACCTTTCCACGTCCTGTCCAACCTGCCCTACAATGTCGGCACGGCCTTGTTCGTGAAGTGGCTGTCGGGCGCAGAATGGCCGCCGCAATGGAGATCGCTCACCTTGATGTTCCAGCGCGAAGTGGCCGAACGGATAGTGGCCCAGCCCGCCGGCAGCGCCTTTGGCCGTCTCGCCGTGCTCGCGCAGTGGCGCGCGGTCGCGAAGCTGGCAATGAAAGTCCACCGCAGTGCGTTCACCCCGCCACCCAAGGTGATGAGCGCCATCGTCCATGTTACGCCTGTCGATGCCCCGGCAGACGTGCCGGCCCGAACGCTTGAACGTCTGACCGAAGCCGCCTTTGGCCAGCGCCGCAAGATGCTGCGCCAAAGCCTCAAGAGCGTACCGGGCGCTCTTGACGCGTTGCGCATTGTCGGGATCGAGGAAACGCGCCGTGCCGAAACCGTGAGCGTGGACGAGTTTGTCGCCCTGGCAAAAGCTGTCGGAAAAGCCTGACCCGCGATCTGCAAAGCCTGACGGTTTGGTTAAACCTCTGGTTAATTTGAGGTAATCACGCTCGCTCACTTCCTGGTCGCAAATACAGGAGCAAAAGTGGATCTTCGGGATCGCGTGGGGCAGCCAGCCGGTGCCTCTCGTCTTGCAGGAGAAGCCTATGAGTAGCCTCGCAAATCGTCAGCAAGCCGCAGAGATCGAGCGCCGCCGAGCAGGGCGGATGCTGGTCGAGATTCCGGTCGGCCTTCGAACCGTGAGCGGCGTGCGTGATTGCAAGATTGCCAACATCTCCGACGCTGGCGCGAAGCTCGAACTGGACGATCCTCCGCCGATGGGCGTTACCGGCTGGCTCGTGATGGGCGAGGATGAGGTTTACTGCACGGTCGTCTGGACGAACGAGACTGCCTGCGGGGTTGAATTCGAATTCGTCCTGCGCCCCGGAATGATGGCCCGCCTTGCCGGCGAACGGGCAAAGGAGGTCGGTCCGGCAGCCGACCGGGGGAATATCCAGATGGGACGCAAGCGCTCTGCACTGGTGTCGCGCTGACCACTGCGCGCCATCAATTGCGCCAGCTACGGTAGAAGCGATGGCAGTGCAGTTGAGGAGCGCAAAGCGCCCGAAAGCTCAGCCTGCCTTCTTGACCTGACGCCAGTGGTGAAGCAGCGGTTCGGTGTAACCGCTGGGCTGCTCCACACCCTTGAAAATCAAGTCCTTCGCCGCACTGAAAGCGGGCTTGTCCTCGTTGCCGATCAGCGGCTCGTAGAACGGATCGCCTGCATTCTGCTCATCGACCTTGGCGGCCATGCGGGTGAGCGAGTCCATCACTTGATCTTCGGTCACGACGCCGTGAAGCAGCCAGTTGGCGATGTGCT includes these proteins:
- the purM gene encoding phosphoribosylformylglycinamidine cyclo-ligase gives rise to the protein MSGKNSPYTYADAGVSIDAGNALVKAIAPLAKATARPGATSDLGGFGGFFDPKAAGYTDPLLVAANDGVGTKLKLAIDYDRHDTVGTDLVAMCVNDLIVQGAEPLFFLDYFATGKLENGVATRVVAGIAEGCKQAGCALIGGETAEMPGMYGEGDYDLAGFCVGAVERGEQLTGEKVASGDVLLGLASSGVHSNGYSLVRRLAADKGWKLDRPALFDPERLLIDALIEPTRIYVASLLPLLRDGLIHGLAHITGGGLLENIPRILPEGAHAQVNADLWEQPRLMAFLQAQGAIEPEEMARTFNCGVGMVLAVAETDVETVTRRLEDAGETVVQVGMIDSGERGCTVSGSRGTWSALDDWSATHTA
- the purN gene encoding phosphoribosylglycinamide formyltransferase; the protein is MTHKAKIAVFISGTGTNLAALLYASRLAGAAYEIVLVASNVADAGGLALAELEGIATFTHSHKGISREEQDAAMEAAVIEAGADFIVLAGYMRILSDSFVERWEGRILNIHPSLLPKYRGLDTFARAIEAGDSHAGSSVHIVTPELDAGEVLAQVKVAIAPDDTPDSLAARVKPAEHQLYPRAVADYVSRGYDPDYLFAKLRELALALPETHERDSHGSPGFRVGSEKSGKFFAHFSDQHHGSQHIAVLVKTGSMDELLDLVEAQPEVYFKPAYYGASGWIGVILNRPPHTRGVDWEHVGEWLHRSWRSVAPARLTRLLDAADQF
- a CDS encoding sulfotransferase yields the protein MGKPPRDHPLARGRLAEKANALLGTAWDKGWLPTPDLSADALWDVATNAAYTQGETGGRSGEDVADFRERLERLCNAVIEEADLNPLGKAMAWGQLSRVVKNRLAFGKLWRDRPELAETELAPPIIVIGHMRSGTTRIHKLLAADPAHSHTRYCDAYHPVPAAKGVNRVRSALDLVMLNALNPWLQSIHPMAPGDVEEELAWISAALHHSIYESQWHIPSYSMWSEAADSAPIYREFARILRTDAAHRGIADKPRILKVPAFAEDLPALLDLFPDARLVVAQRDSEKVLRSAVSLCANQMAIQSDSCDLETIEALWRHKIVLREERMARTLSRWDGKIARLHFDALGGDWEGAIARCYADLDLKLTGDALLAMHACMEESAQGDHHAHSQQLARFAAEH
- the ndk gene encoding nucleoside-diphosphate kinase, translated to MAVTRTFSIIKPDATKRNLTGAVTKKLEDAGLRVVASKRIHMTREQAEGFYAVHKERPFFGELVEFMMSEPVVVQVLEGEDAVKRNRDVMGATNPAEADEGTIRKEYALSIGENSVHGSDSEENAAIEIAYFFNDDEIVG
- a CDS encoding DNA polymerase III subunit chi gives rise to the protein MKVDFWQLSRDPVDKVVALIAQRVLDSGERLLVVSKHAEQREAISRTLWKAGPESFLANGEASAAGADRQPILLAEACEPANAASHVIFADGQYREPTGFERAFLLFDDQTVQAARETWKSLDGTDGLERAFFRQDRGKWNKVA
- a CDS encoding DUF2256 domain-containing protein, translating into MSKMRKKSDLPSKICETCGLPFTWRKKWERDWDNVRYCSERCKRNKTVS